In Galactobacillus timonensis, the genomic window TTCGAAGGCGCCATTATGCTGGATGGAACAGCACCAATGATTGCACCGCCGACATTGAATCCAACTGGCGGAGAAGCTGAAAAGAAGTCCCCGCTGGATGATGTCATTGATGAGATCAACAAGGAATATAAGGGCAACTTCACGGATGCAGACAAAGTTATTGTCAAATCTCTGCATGACAAGCTGGTGAAGGATCCTAAGGTTCAGGCTTCTGCTCGTCAGGATGGAGAGAAGATGTTTACCAACAGCATCTTCCCGAAGGCATTTGAGGATACGGCACAGGCCGCATATATCGAGTCCATGGATTCCTATTCCAGCCTGTTCCAGGATAAGGATAAGTACAATGCCATCATGATGGCACTGGCTGGTGAACTGTTCAGGGAACTTGCCAATGCGCCAAGAACATAAGAAACAGAGTTATAAAACAGCAGGAAGGCCGCATGGAATGTGCGGTCTTTCATTTTGAGCTCCGCACAATCATAATGCCCAATAAAAAAGCTATTTTTAATAAAGAATGTGGCATTCACTAAACGGCATCTGATGACAGATGGTACAGCCGCAAGCAATAAATGAGGTACGCCAGTATGAAGAAAGTACGAAGAATATTGATATCACTGATGCTTGCTGTCAGCATGAATGGTACTGCAGAATCCTGGACATTAGCAGAAGAAACATCAGCACCGACAGAAGCAACTGCAGAGGCAGCGGCAACGGATGATGCAGAAAGCAGCACGGCAGATACCAAAGATACCATCGTTTCTGACACTGATGCCGTCTCGACTGGTACAGATGACGTAAACTCTGAAAATACCGTTAATGACGGTGAAACATCCAATTCTGACGATTCCGTAGATGCGCCCTCTGACGTGAACGGAGGTAATACTGACTCTGAAACTGGATCTTTGAGTGATAATGTCGCTGAGATAGACGGTGCTGTTTCTGCTAGCCAGGCTCAAAAGGCGCAAGCCTCTTTTTCTTCTGTCTCTCTAATGGGTAAAACCGCAACTGCATCAAATACTGTAACATATCGTGACTATGGCAATGTGGTGATAAACGGCTTCCATGGAGAAACCGGAACCCGCACTGATGGTTATGATTTTGAACTGATACTGTCTCAGCGCGATTGGAATCTTTCAAGGACTGCAGGAGTGTCTTTTGCTGTTCCAACAGCAGAAGAAAACGTTCCTGCCGAGTGTCTTCCAAATGGTTATTACTGGGATGGAAGAATCTGGGGACAACAATACCATACAATGATCAACGGGCAAACCAAAACACAGCCAGAATATCGTCTTTGGATGAATTACTATGCCTCGGTAAAAACATATACAATCACATATAACCTTAACGGCGGAACGAATAATGACGAAAATCCGGACACATACAATATTCTATATGGTGTATCACTCAAGCCTGCCACAAAGGATGGCTACTACTTTGTCGGCTGGACAACTGACGAAGCAGGAACAGACTTTGTAACAGGAATCAATGAAGGAAAGGACGCTGTGTTTACCGACGGCAGCGAAAATTTCTCGGAATCTGTTCTTTTTAGCGAACTCGCATCAAGAGAGACAGGAAATGTTGCATTGTACGCCCAATGGGCAGCGCCCGGAACGATGTATACACTGGCACTTGATCCTAATGGCGGAAAGTTCTCGGGCACGCAGGGAACACCTTGCGTAATTTCGCCATACGATAAAGAACATTCACTGGCGCTTGGTGAATCATATTATTGGTCAGTTGATTTTCTGGATGCCATTAAAGCGGGGTATACGTTTGACGGATGGTATTCAGAGCCAGATGGCGGTGAGAAAGTCTACGATCAGGAAGGCCATTGCATAGAAGGAACATATTGGGATATTAATAATAGATATCAATATCCTCATGATCTTACGGTTTATGCGCATTATGTGCCAAATGATTACACAATATTATTTGATCCCAATGGCGGTACTGGAGCAATGAGCAATGAAACCATCACGTATGATACTGAGCAGGCATTAACAGGAAACACTTATACACGGACGAGATATACATTCAAAGGCTGGAATACTGCAGCTGATGGAAGCGGTGTAGCTTATGCTGATGGCGAAGTTATTAAGAATCTTGCTGAGAGTGGAACAGTGACACTGTATGCTCAATGGACTGCAAACCGTTACACCATTACATGGGATGCAAATGGTGGTACTGGCGGCGGAGAAAGCGGATATTCCTACCCCTATTTTGACAGTGTTGATTTTTGGATTCAGAGTTATCCATCAAGGAAGTATTATTCGTTACTCGGCATGTATGACTCTGATGGGAATCAGGTTTATGCATACAGTTATATGTCCGCCGAATCATTGGCAAAATGGAAACAATCAAATGCAGCAGGATGGTATTGCACCGCAGTGAAAGGCAAATACTGGTCAGACAATGACGGTAATGCTACATGGATATATCCCGGCGATGTAACAGCTATTGCAAAGTGGCAGCGCAACACGGGCAATCTGACTATCAGTGAAACTACAACAGGCAATTTTGGTTCCAAGGATAAGTCATTCCCTGTTACCATCACCCTTACCGATCCTGTTGATTCCACTGGTTCTGACCTATCAGCATGGGCATCAGCAAACGGTGCAACGTATTCCAACGGCACCGCCACCCTTACTCTTAACCTTTCCGGCAGCAACTCCAAAACTCTAACTATTCCTTCCGGCTGCACCTATACCGTTTCTCAAGCCGAAGCGCAATACTATACAACCTCCATCGAGAACGCCTCCGGAACCATTCCGGATAACAGCGGCGCTGTGACCGCAACCGTTACAAATACACTCGGCAAGGCTGATCTCACCGTTTCCAAATCTGTTTCCGGCAACTTTGGCTCCAAAGACAGATACTTCAAATTCATCGTTGATCTGAAGAACCTCGGAGTAGACGAAACCTATAGCCTTGATCTGAGCAATGCCTCAGAAAAAACGACGACCAATAACGGCACAAATACTGTCCAGACCAATCCGGCGACATTCACAACGGATGCAAACGGCAACGCCACGGTCACTGTCTGGCTGAAACATGGGGAATCCATCGTATTCAAGGATCTCTACGAAAGCTGTACCTATAACATTACGGAAGATCCGGAGAATTACACGGCAAGCAGCAAAATAACAGCAAACTGAAGAGGCACATTATGAAATTCAGAAGTGTGAACAATACTAAGCGATGGCGACGACATAAGCCGCAATAAAACAACAGCACCGTGGCGAGTGCTAACGTAACCTTAAAAGGTTACATACCTTCGCCAGAAGCTTTATTTGGAATTTCAGGCACCCGCATCCGGTGAACCGGAAGCGAGTACTTGGCTGTGCAGATCCTTTGTTCTTTGAATGGTTGATACGTCGTATCCGGATGATTGGAGAAAGGTAATCGCTGATTCGATTGTGATCTTGTAACCTGGCTTTGGCTTCGGGTTCATAAGTTCGTCGTAATCGGACGGTTTGAATTCTTCACCTGTCTCGATCATGTGGTAGATACAGATAAGCATCATGCGGGCAATCGCGATGATGGCTTTCTTGTGACCTCTGCGCTTCTTGATGCGGGCATACTTGATTCCAAAGTATCCGTCTTTATCTTTAATCGACGCAAGGGCACACTGAACAAGCAGCGGTTTCAGATACTGACCGGCTTTTGTGATACGGGTTGACTTCTTCTTATTCGCAGATTCATTGTTTCCGGGAGTAAGTCCGGCCCAACAGGTAAGTTGTCTTGCATTCTCCCATACTGACATATCCACACCGATTTCTGAGATAATAAGTATGGAAGATAAGAGGCCGATTCCTTTTATCTCCGCGATCTGAAGGAACTGGGGAAAGTACTTGGATGCTCGTTTGGTCATTTCAAGGTAGCAGGCGTTTATGTGCTCATCCAGTTCTTTTATATGAGCACTTGTGGTTTGCATTTTGAATTTCGCATCGGATTCAATCCTGCACCCATTGACGACCTCCATGATCTTGTCTTTGTTCCTGCAGTTCCCATGAATCAATTTTCTGAGCTTCTCTTCATCGACTTTGTCTGAATTCAAGACTTCTTCTGCGACAGCCATAGCGCTCTTACCCATTGGGTCGGAGAAGATATTCTGGAGAGAAAAATTGGAAACGGTGAGACAGTTCTGGTATCTGAGGCTTTCTGAGGACTGCATTGCAATGAGCTTGCGGTAATAGCGTGCGAGCTCCCTCAGTTCCCGGATGTCTTTCGGAGGAATAAAAGAACCCCGGACAAGATCGTGCTTATATAAGTCACAGATCCATTTGGAGTCCTTCTTATCTGTCTTCTTCCCCTTGATTGCCTTTGTGTATTTAGGGTGCGCGAGACAGATAGTCATCTTGTGCTCTTCCAGAACGTTCCATATCGGTATCCAGTATTTGCCAGTGGATTCCATACAGACATCGAGACAGCCAAAAGATTCAAGCCATTTTGCCAAAGATTCAAGATCAGGATTGTTTGTGCCGAACGAATTCTGATGATATTCGGTAAGCATTGTACTTCGATCGGTAATACCGACCGTGGCGACTATCAGCTTACTGTGAACATCAAGTCCGGCGCAGTTGAAGCGAACCACCTGAATAACATCACGTGATGCCATATTCAAAGCCTCCTTTCTTCAGTGGTGGAAAGGAAGGCCTTGACTGTCATCCAAGCGTATCGACTATTGATTGATCAATTATAAGTGTCCAGAGTCTGAGCTCGTACTTATTTGTGCTTGTAAGGATGACAGCTACTTATAAACATGCAGGATCTCTGCAGAAAACGGAGTACCTACTCGCCTCCACGTGCTCTGTAGTGTGCCATTCCTTTACCACTTAAAGAATAGCAGGAAGAAACAGAAAACGTGAAGCATAGTATTGTTAACAACGTATTTGAGACGGCAGCCGAAGGCGTGCCGTCATGGAGGAAAACATGATTATCAGCATTCTTACCGCTGTCTGCCTGGCAGTACTTCCCGTGCTTGCAGAAGGCCGCACAACTGGCACACAGACACTCGGCGGTAATACAACAGCAGCATTCACCAATGAGCTGGATACAGGCACGGTAACGATCAATGTAGCCTGCACCAGTGAACTTGCCGATATATCACAGCTTGGCGATTACGCCGCTATTGTGACGCTTAAGACGCTGGATGGCAGAAGCCTGCATGCGGCCGATACACTCAATGTGAATGGCACAGTCAGCTTCGTATTCACGGATGTTCCTGTCGGAAACTGCACTGCGGAACTCCTGCCAGTATCCAGATACAAGGCGGATTCCTACAGCAAGACATTCACTCTGAGCAAGGACAGCACAGGCAATGCATCTGCCTCAGTCACATTTACCGGAAGCATAACCGACTACAGCCTGGCATCAGATGCAGTGCTGAAACAGCATTAAAGCTTCAGACAGAAAAGGAGGCAGAAATGAATGAGAATCAGAAATCTTGTTATTGGGCTCATGGCAGCATTCAGCATGTACATCATGCCTGTGCTTGCAGAAGGTGAAACAACGGGTACACAGACGCTCGGCGGAAACACCACGGCTGCGTTTACGAATACACTTGAAGGCTCAGTACCA contains:
- a CDS encoding IS110 family transposase, whose product is MASRDVIQVVRFNCAGLDVHSKLIVATVGITDRSTMLTEYHQNSFGTNNPDLESLAKWLESFGCLDVCMESTGKYWIPIWNVLEEHKMTICLAHPKYTKAIKGKKTDKKDSKWICDLYKHDLVRGSFIPPKDIRELRELARYYRKLIAMQSSESLRYQNCLTVSNFSLQNIFSDPMGKSAMAVAEEVLNSDKVDEEKLRKLIHGNCRNKDKIMEVVNGCRIESDAKFKMQTTSAHIKELDEHINACYLEMTKRASKYFPQFLQIAEIKGIGLLSSILIISEIGVDMSVWENARQLTCWAGLTPGNNESANKKKSTRITKAGQYLKPLLVQCALASIKDKDGYFGIKYARIKKRRGHKKAIIAIARMMLICIYHMIETGEEFKPSDYDELMNPKPKPGYKITIESAITFLQSSGYDVSTIQRTKDLHSQVLASGSPDAGA
- a CDS encoding DUF7601 domain-containing protein translates to MKKVRRILISLMLAVSMNGTAESWTLAEETSAPTEATAEAAATDDAESSTADTKDTIVSDTDAVSTGTDDVNSENTVNDGETSNSDDSVDAPSDVNGGNTDSETGSLSDNVAEIDGAVSASQAQKAQASFSSVSLMGKTATASNTVTYRDYGNVVINGFHGETGTRTDGYDFELILSQRDWNLSRTAGVSFAVPTAEENVPAECLPNGYYWDGRIWGQQYHTMINGQTKTQPEYRLWMNYYASVKTYTITYNLNGGTNNDENPDTYNILYGVSLKPATKDGYYFVGWTTDEAGTDFVTGINEGKDAVFTDGSENFSESVLFSELASRETGNVALYAQWAAPGTMYTLALDPNGGKFSGTQGTPCVISPYDKEHSLALGESYYWSVDFLDAIKAGYTFDGWYSEPDGGEKVYDQEGHCIEGTYWDINNRYQYPHDLTVYAHYVPNDYTILFDPNGGTGAMSNETITYDTEQALTGNTYTRTRYTFKGWNTAADGSGVAYADGEVIKNLAESGTVTLYAQWTANRYTITWDANGGTGGGESGYSYPYFDSVDFWIQSYPSRKYYSLLGMYDSDGNQVYAYSYMSAESLAKWKQSNAAGWYCTAVKGKYWSDNDGNATWIYPGDVTAIAKWQRNTGNLTISETTTGNFGSKDKSFPVTITLTDPVDSTGSDLSAWASANGATYSNGTATLTLNLSGSNSKTLTIPSGCTYTVSQAEAQYYTTSIENASGTIPDNSGAVTATVTNTLGKADLTVSKSVSGNFGSKDRYFKFIVDLKNLGVDETYSLDLSNASEKTTTNNGTNTVQTNPATFTTDANGNATVTVWLKHGESIVFKDLYESCTYNITEDPENYTASSKITAN